From the Calonectris borealis chromosome 4, bCalBor7.hap1.2, whole genome shotgun sequence genome, one window contains:
- the C4H4orf33 gene encoding UPF0462 protein C4orf33 homolog, whose product MEDVNPLDKERHEYMKMEFTIKHTWDGLPVSHEPVTIVLKSDNAGLLMEVNAPFFNDPPAPLGEPGKPFSTLWDYEVVEAFFLSDRTEQYLEVELCPHGQHLLLLLSGKRRVWKKELPLEFEVTRMKTKWEGKAHLPWNYFPPCTNKFNAFAIHGSGEERKYEALHPVPRHELQEGQKPDFHRLEFFKALNLKRLMGEDWKQPESDIWKSLTN is encoded by the exons TACATGAAGATGGAATTTACAATTAAACACACATGGGATGGTTTACCCGTGAGCCATGAGCCAGTAACGATTGTGCTGAAGTCGGACAATGCAGGACTGCTAATGGAAGTTAATGCTCCCTTCTTTAATGATCCTCCAGCACCACTTGGAGAGCCAGGGAAACCTTTTAGTACACTGTGGGACTATGAGG TTGTAGAAGCATTTTTCCTGAGTGACAGAACTGAACAGTATTTAGAAGTTGAACTTTGTCC CCATGGACAacacttgctgctgctgctttctggcaAAAGAAGAGTATGGAAA AAAGAACTTCCTTTAGAGTTTGAGGTGACCAGAATGAAAACCAAATGGGAGGGTAAAGCTCATCTTCCTTGGAATTATTTTCCACCATGCACTAACAAGTTCAATGCATTTGCAATTCATGgctcaggagaagagagaaaatatgaaGCGCTTCATCCTGTGCCTCGACATGAATTACAGGAAGGACAGAAACCAGATTT TCATCGCCTGGAATTTTTCAAAGCTTTGAACCTGAAAAGACTAATGGGAGAAGATTGGAAGCAGCCTGAATCAGATATATGGAAGTCTCTCACTAATTAA